The sequence ATCGGCAGGATCCAGGCGATCGCGGCGGCGGTCGCCGTACGCAGGTAGCCCGCGGCGATCACCGGCACGAACACCCACAGCGAGTACTGCAGGAAGAAGTTCGGGCTGGCGACGACGAACGCGCCGAAGACCAGGCCCGCCGCCGCGTAGGGGTGCATCCGCTTGCGCAGCGCAACCCACGCGGCGAACGCGAGGCCGACCAGCACGAGCGGGATCGTGAGGTGCTTGAGCACCCGGTTCGCCAGGTTCAGGTGCGCGAGGCTCGCCGGCCAGTGGTGCAACAGGTGCGGCTGGACGAGCAGGCTCAGTCCGCCGAGCCCGGCAAGCCCGTGGTAGCGCAGGATCGTGTGGACCGTGCCCGTGTAGGCGACCTCGAACGGCAGCACCGCAAGGCACGGGATCGCCGCGGCGACGATGGTCAGCTTGACGCGTTCGCGGTTGTCGACGGCGGTCGGGTAGAGCGCGAGCAACCCGAGGATCGGCACGGTCTTGATGCCGGCGCCGATCCCGAGCGCGAGCCCCGCCCACAACCAGCGAGTGGGCTGCGGTGCTCGCAGCCACAGGACGCCGGCCCCGAGCACGCACAACGCGGCGGCACCGTCGAGCTGGCCTTGCAGGACGGTCTCGGCGAGGAACGGCGGCCCGAAGGCGACAAGCGCGGCGGCAAGCAGTCCCGCGTTCTTGCTGCGGCCGAGGAGGCGTACGGCGTACTGGATCAACCAGACCAGGGCACCGTCGACGAGGACCAGCGGCAACCGGATCCCGGTGGGCCCGCTGAGCCCGAGCGCGTCGGCGACGTGGAGCCCGAGGACGCTGACCGGAAGCCACAGCGGCGGGTACGGCCAGACCGCGCCGTTGCTGCTGAAGTAGGCGTAGGCGTGCAGGTGGTGCGCGGTCAGCTGATCGGCGGCGAAGGTGGCGTTGTCGATGTCGTACGCCGTGCCGTGGTAGTGCCCGAGCAGCGAGAAGCGCAACGCGAGACCGGCGACGACCAGGGCACCGACCAGAACCCCGTAGTGACGATCGATCCGCTCGGTCACGCCCGTCACAGGCGGGAGGTTACTAGTGGCCGCCGCCGAAGAGCCGCAGATAGAGCGCGGCGGCCTTCGGGAACGACCCGTCCCCGATCGCGAAGGTCGACCCGGCGTCCTGCGGGCCGTCGAAGTAGACCTCGAACGCCGTGCGGTGCGAGGCAAACCAGGCGTGCATCTGCTGGATGAAGTACGGGTCGTCGCCGCCGGCGATGGGCGCGCCCGGGTCGTGCACGAGACCCCACTCGGGGAACGCGATGGGCTTGTCGTGGCGCGCCGCGAAGCTGGCCTGCCACGCCAGGCCGTACCTCTGATGCACCAGGTCGTTCCACCGCTGGGCGGGGGTCTCGCCGCCGGTCAGGCCGCGGTCGTAGACGTCGAGACCGATGTCGTCGACGTAGGTGTCGCCGGGATAGGCAAGCGCCGGATCGGGACCGTCGTTGGACAGGTTCGGGTTCCAGACGAAGGTGAACTTCGCTCCGGACACGGACCGCATCGAAGTGACCGCCTGCCGCCACGCGACGGCGTACAGCGCCGCATCCTGCGGGGAGGCGACCTGCCAGCGGAAGTACGGCGTGTTGAACTCCCAGCCGAGCCGGATGACGCTGTTGGCGCGCCCGTCGCTGACCAGCGTCTTCGCCAGCTGCGCGTAGTTGCTGTTGTAGTCACCGGCGGCCGCGTCGGACAGGCTGCCACCGGTCGCGGGCCACATCGGCACACTCACCACGAGCTGCACCGCGTAGTCCTTGCGCCAGGCCAGCGACAGCACCAGCGGGTGCTCGATGGACTCCCACGCGCCGCCGCCGACGAAGTCCGTCGCCACCTGGATCGCCGCCCCCCGCCACTTGGCGAACGCCTCGTCGTCGGCGGGACTGTGACCGGCGTACACCCCTGACAGCCAGCCGGTGTTCGGGCCCGGTTTCGCGAAGTGGTGGACCGGGCGGGTCAGCCGGTAGATCGCGCCGCCGACGACGACCACCACCGCGAGCGCAGCCAGCGCGAGGAGCAGCCA is a genomic window of Mycobacteriales bacterium containing:
- a CDS encoding glycosyltransferase 87 family protein — encoded protein: MTGVTERIDRHYGVLVGALVVAGLALRFSLLGHYHGTAYDIDNATFAADQLTAHHLHAYAYFSSNGAVWPYPPLWLPVSVLGLHVADALGLSGPTGIRLPLVLVDGALVWLIQYAVRLLGRSKNAGLLAAALVAFGPPFLAETVLQGQLDGAAALCVLGAGVLWLRAPQPTRWLWAGLALGIGAGIKTVPILGLLALYPTAVDNRERVKLTIVAAAIPCLAVLPFEVAYTGTVHTILRYHGLAGLGGLSLLVQPHLLHHWPASLAHLNLANRVLKHLTIPLVLVGLAFAAWVALRKRMHPYAAAGLVFGAFVVASPNFFLQYSLWVFVPVIAAGYLRTATAAAIAWILPIALVFTTELGLWSTVPTTLYAVTAYLMLIGFVAMVITLARRPAEVQPEAVTP
- a CDS encoding glycosyl hydrolase, whose protein sequence is WLLLALAALAVVVVVGGAIYRLTRPVHHFAKPGPNTGWLSGVYAGHSPADDEAFAKWRGAAIQVATDFVGGGAWESIEHPLVLSLAWRKDYAVQLVVSVPMWPATGGSLSDAAAGDYNSNYAQLAKTLVSDGRANSVIRLGWEFNTPYFRWQVASPQDAALYAVAWRQAVTSMRSVSGAKFTFVWNPNLSNDGPDPALAYPGDTYVDDIGLDVYDRGLTGGETPAQRWNDLVHQRYGLAWQASFAARHDKPIAFPEWGLVHDPGAPIAGGDDPYFIQQMHAWFASHRTAFEVYFDGPQDAGSTFAIGDGSFPKAAALYLRLFGGGH